The following nucleotide sequence is from Congzhengia minquanensis.
ATCAATCCAAAGCTCCTGTTTGGGAAAGCCCAAACACACAAACAAAAGGTCCGGCTTTTTCTCGTTGATGTCTTCTATAATTCGCTGCTCTTTTTCTGTGTCAAAATATCCGTCCGCCGTGCCGCAGATATTGGTTCCGGGGTAAAGACGGCAAAGGTTTTCCGCCGCAGCCTCTGCCACGCCGGGTTTTCCGCCGAACAAATAAACCGATTTGCCCGTTCCTGCAATTTTGGCTAAAACCATGTTTGCCAGGTCGAATCCGCCCACACGCTCGGGTAGCGGCCGTTTTAAAATTTTTGAAGCGTGCACCACGCCGATTCCGTCAGGCGTTACCATGTCGCCCCGGTTTAAAACCGCACAGTATTCAGGATTTTTATAAGCATATAAAATAATTTCCGAATTGGGGGTATATACGCTGTAAACGGAACCGCCGTCCATTGCCGCAACTAACGTTTCCGCCGCTTCTTTCATTGCAGCGGTGTCAACGCCCACGCCCAAAACATTCAGCCTTTTTTTGTCACTCATTGGTTTCCTCCGTCACATGATAAAATTCATCCATATACAAAACCTGCTTTCCCTCGGTGTCCACATTTTCTAAGGAATATACGGGAGTAATGGTTTTAATCTTTATATTCCGCGCGCAGGCGCGGACAGCGCCGGTAACCGCCCAGTCCGCATAAAAAACGCTTTTCACATGGTCTTTGTAAAAAGACGTCTGCGGTGT
It contains:
- a CDS encoding WecB/TagA/CpsF family glycosyltransferase yields the protein MSDKKRLNVLGVGVDTAAMKEAAETLVAAMDGGSVYSVYTPNSEIILYAYKNPEYCAVLNRGDMVTPDGIGVVHASKILKRPLPERVGGFDLANMVLAKIAGTGKSVYLFGGKPGVAEAAAENLCRLYPGTNICGTADGYFDTEKEQRIIEDINEKKPDLLFVCLGFPKQELWIDTHKHELGAKVCMGIGGSLDVFAGTVKRAPVGFQKLGLEWLYRLIKQPSRFVRMLALPKFGFTVLLHGKQYLEK